A window of Ruania suaedae contains these coding sequences:
- a CDS encoding GNAT family N-acetyltransferase, with the protein MSLRWPTEAPCAGRVRLRAFTATDAHLVAELAADSYIPTIGSVPARVDKDGAAAWITRQLARSEQGTGYSFAVAERATDRAVGNAGLSLRALDQGRASAGYAIAPSSRGRGYATDALMALTAFAWTIEGLHRVELFIEPWNVASVRVAERSGYRQEGLLRSHQEIDGVRRDMIVCAALRAERSGTQQPLRRSPRASG; encoded by the coding sequence ATGAGTCTGAGATGGCCGACGGAGGCACCCTGCGCGGGACGTGTGCGGCTACGCGCGTTCACGGCAACCGACGCGCACCTGGTGGCCGAACTCGCCGCCGACTCCTACATCCCCACCATCGGCTCCGTACCGGCCAGGGTCGACAAGGACGGAGCTGCGGCGTGGATCACGCGCCAGCTGGCCCGGTCGGAGCAGGGCACCGGGTACTCGTTCGCCGTGGCCGAGCGGGCCACCGACCGGGCGGTCGGCAACGCCGGCCTGTCCCTGCGTGCCCTGGACCAGGGCCGGGCGAGCGCGGGGTACGCCATCGCACCGTCGTCTCGCGGGCGTGGGTACGCCACGGACGCGTTGATGGCGCTGACCGCCTTCGCCTGGACGATCGAGGGCCTCCACCGGGTCGAGCTGTTCATCGAACCGTGGAACGTCGCCTCCGTCCGCGTGGCCGAGCGGTCCGGATACCGGCAGGAGGGTCTGCTCCGCTCGCACCAGGAGATCGATGGCGTGCGGCGGGACATGATCGTGTGTGCAGCGCTCCGAGCGGAGCGATCAGGCACTCAGCAACCGCTCAGACGAAGTCCTCGCGCATCGGGCTGA
- a CDS encoding DsbA family oxidoreductase gives MSTATQTAAGTTEATGKDVADFWFDPACPWAWMTSRWITEVEKVRDIEVRWHIMSLSVLNEGREELPEDYRAMLAKNWGPVRVINAARVLHGEEWVKPLYDAIGTRFHPGGRGDDRRQVLVEALAEVGLPADLIDYADSDEHDESLRASHAEGISQVGEDVGTPVVAFNGTAFFGPVITPAPKGEEAGRLWDGVVAVAAYPGFYEIKRTRTQGPIFD, from the coding sequence GTGAGCACTGCCACCCAGACCGCTGCCGGCACCACCGAGGCCACCGGCAAGGACGTCGCCGACTTCTGGTTCGACCCCGCCTGCCCGTGGGCGTGGATGACCTCGCGGTGGATCACCGAGGTGGAGAAGGTGCGCGACATCGAGGTCCGGTGGCACATCATGAGCTTGTCGGTGCTGAATGAGGGGCGCGAGGAGCTTCCCGAGGACTACCGGGCGATGCTGGCCAAGAATTGGGGCCCTGTCCGCGTCATCAATGCCGCTCGCGTGCTGCACGGCGAGGAGTGGGTGAAGCCGTTGTACGACGCGATCGGTACCCGGTTCCACCCCGGCGGCCGCGGCGACGACCGGCGCCAGGTCCTCGTCGAGGCACTGGCCGAGGTCGGGCTGCCGGCCGACCTGATCGACTACGCCGACTCGGACGAGCACGACGAGTCCCTGCGCGCCTCGCACGCCGAGGGGATCTCCCAGGTGGGCGAGGACGTCGGCACACCCGTGGTCGCCTTCAACGGCACCGCCTTCTTCGGCCCCGTCATCACCCCAGCCCCCAAGGGCGAGGAGGCCGGACGGCTGTGGGACGGCGTCGTCGCGGTGGCGGCGTACCCGGGCTTCTACGAGATCAAGCGCACGCGGACCCAGGGGCCGATCTTCGACTGA
- a CDS encoding rhodanese-like domain-containing protein, protein MAVTTGTTWDVILAARPAPVEHGTALSVRAAYQEALYERSLLVDLREDHERELGGIHPALAAATLPPRELLGHLINTTDLRPVVLISEDGRLAQETAETLAELDLAQVRYAVGGFEAWKQAGLPARS, encoded by the coding sequence ATGGCTGTCACCACCGGTACGACCTGGGATGTCATCCTCGCTGCCCGGCCCGCCCCCGTCGAGCACGGCACCGCCCTCTCGGTGAGGGCCGCCTACCAGGAGGCGCTCTACGAGCGCTCGCTCCTGGTGGACCTGCGCGAGGACCACGAGCGAGAGCTCGGCGGGATCCACCCGGCGCTGGCCGCCGCGACCCTCCCGCCGAGGGAGCTTCTCGGTCACCTGATCAACACCACCGACCTGCGACCGGTGGTGTTGATCAGCGAGGACGGCCGGCTCGCGCAGGAGACCGCCGAGACCCTGGCCGAACTCGACCTCGCGCAGGTGCGCTACGCCGTCGGGGGCTTCGAGGCCTGGAAGCAGGCGGGCCTACCGGCCCGCAGCTGA
- a CDS encoding M13 family metallopeptidase, producing MSTISEADATAMDHTVRPQDDLFRHVNGSWLDTHEIPADRGRDGTFHQLRDQAEEQVRTLITEAAEVPADSPAGAEAAKIAAVYASFMAAERIDALGNLPLAADLELVTAAHTKEQLTRALGSLQRSGVGGAVAAFVDVDSDDTTRYIVYLEQSGLGLPDEAYYREEEHAAVRAAYVPHMAAMLAIAGVVTEAEAHGAAERVMALETRLARAHWDRVRCRDAQATHNPMTLTGLGELAPDFDWSTWVSALGGDDSTLADVDVRQPEFLAEFSRAWAEEPTDLWRLWLTWRVVRSRAPYLHAELVEENFDFVGRTLTGAQELRERWKRGVSLVEGVLGEAVGKLYVARHFPPEHKDAMRVLVADLVEAYRRSITELDWMSPATRQKALDKLDAFTPKVGYPDKWRDYSGLEVAADDLLGNVRAAHAFETDYELNKLGGPIDTDEWFMSPQTVNAYYNPSMNEIVFPAAILTPPFFDADADDATNYGAIGAVIGHEIGHGFDDQGSRYDGSGRLHDWWTEEDRAEFDKRTQALIAQYDVLSPSQLEDSHTVNGALTVGENIGDLGGLGIGIKAFRIAKERRGQEPTREEMQQLFMAWARCWRTKAREQEALRLLSIDPHSPDEIRCNAPVRNLDEFVETFGVQPGDKLWLDPAERVRIW from the coding sequence ATGAGCACCATCTCCGAGGCAGACGCCACCGCCATGGACCACACGGTCCGCCCGCAGGACGACCTCTTCCGCCACGTCAACGGCTCGTGGCTGGACACCCATGAGATCCCGGCCGATCGCGGCCGGGACGGGACATTCCACCAACTCCGTGATCAGGCCGAGGAGCAGGTACGGACCCTGATCACCGAGGCCGCCGAGGTGCCGGCCGACTCCCCCGCCGGCGCCGAGGCGGCCAAGATCGCCGCTGTGTACGCCTCGTTCATGGCCGCGGAGCGGATCGACGCTCTTGGGAACCTGCCCCTGGCTGCGGACCTGGAGCTCGTCACCGCTGCGCACACCAAGGAACAGCTCACCCGCGCGCTGGGGTCGTTGCAGCGCAGTGGCGTCGGCGGCGCCGTCGCTGCCTTCGTGGACGTCGACTCCGATGACACGACCCGCTACATCGTCTACCTCGAGCAGTCCGGTCTGGGCCTGCCCGACGAGGCCTACTACCGCGAGGAGGAGCACGCCGCCGTCCGTGCCGCCTACGTGCCCCATATGGCGGCCATGCTCGCCATCGCCGGCGTGGTCACCGAGGCGGAGGCGCATGGAGCGGCCGAGCGGGTGATGGCCCTGGAGACCCGGCTGGCGCGAGCCCACTGGGACCGCGTGCGCTGCCGCGACGCGCAGGCGACCCACAACCCGATGACGCTGACCGGGCTGGGCGAGCTGGCGCCGGACTTCGACTGGTCGACCTGGGTGAGCGCCCTGGGCGGGGACGACTCGACCCTGGCGGACGTCGACGTGCGCCAGCCGGAGTTCCTGGCAGAGTTCTCGCGCGCCTGGGCCGAGGAGCCCACCGACCTGTGGCGGTTGTGGTTGACGTGGCGCGTCGTGCGCTCGCGTGCTCCCTACCTGCACGCCGAACTGGTCGAGGAGAACTTCGACTTCGTCGGCCGCACCCTCACCGGCGCCCAGGAGCTCCGCGAGCGGTGGAAGCGCGGGGTCAGCCTCGTGGAGGGCGTGCTCGGGGAGGCCGTCGGCAAGCTCTACGTCGCCCGCCACTTCCCACCCGAGCACAAGGACGCGATGCGGGTGCTGGTCGCGGACCTGGTCGAGGCCTACCGCCGCTCCATCACCGAGCTGGACTGGATGAGCCCCGCCACCAGGCAGAAGGCGCTCGACAAGCTGGACGCCTTCACCCCGAAGGTCGGCTACCCGGACAAGTGGCGTGACTACTCCGGCCTGGAGGTCGCCGCCGACGACCTGCTCGGCAACGTGCGCGCCGCCCACGCTTTCGAGACCGACTACGAGCTGAACAAGCTCGGCGGGCCGATCGACACCGACGAGTGGTTCATGTCGCCGCAGACCGTCAACGCCTACTACAACCCGTCCATGAACGAGATCGTCTTCCCGGCGGCGATCCTCACACCCCCGTTCTTCGACGCCGATGCCGACGACGCGACCAACTACGGCGCCATCGGTGCCGTCATCGGGCACGAGATCGGTCACGGCTTCGACGACCAGGGCAGCCGCTACGACGGCTCCGGCCGGCTCCACGACTGGTGGACCGAGGAGGATCGCGCCGAGTTCGACAAGCGCACCCAGGCGCTGATCGCCCAGTACGACGTCCTCTCGCCCAGCCAGCTGGAGGACTCCCACACCGTCAACGGCGCGCTGACCGTGGGAGAGAACATCGGCGATCTCGGTGGCCTCGGCATCGGGATCAAGGCATTCCGGATCGCGAAGGAGCGCCGCGGGCAGGAGCCCACCCGTGAGGAGATGCAGCAGCTGTTCATGGCCTGGGCGCGCTGCTGGCGGACCAAGGCCCGCGAGCAGGAGGCGCTCCGGCTGCTCTCGATCGATCCGCACTCCCCGGACGAGATCCGGTGCAACGCACCGGTGCGCAACCTGGACGAGTTCGTGGAGACGTTCGGGGTCCAGCCCGGGGACAAGCTCTGGCTCGACCCGGCCGAGCGGGTGCGGATCTGGTGA